One Thalassotalea sediminis DNA segment encodes these proteins:
- a CDS encoding glycosyl transferase — protein sequence MADFYQNGTVTTLHNLGQRDQDSLEQELLTFAKKRPLGLILPSLYSELEGKALPDIIENIAQVPYLSEIVIGLDRADEAQYRAALKFFGALPQHHKVLWNDGPRLRALDAKLEALGLAPKEMGKGRNVWYCMGYVLASGRSESVALHDCDILTYDRQLLARLLYPVANPLFNYEFCKGFYARVADGKINGRVSRLLVTPLLKALKKTVGHHEYLEYMDSFLYPLAGEFSFRRDVLNDLRIPSDWGLEIGVLSEMHRNFAPNRLCQVDIAQTYDHKHQDLSLDNANAGLSKMSVDISKALIRKLATQGETFTAETIRTLKATYYRIALDYVETYRNDAVMNGLTLDIHTEEKAVEMFAMNIMTAGQAFLENPMDTPFIPSWNRVVSAMPDVLDQLKTAIELDNEEFSQGSLHGKCA from the coding sequence ATGGCTGATTTTTATCAAAATGGTACAGTAACAACATTACATAATTTAGGCCAACGTGACCAAGACAGCTTAGAACAAGAGTTGCTGACGTTTGCGAAAAAACGACCTCTAGGTTTAATTTTACCCTCATTATATTCTGAGCTTGAAGGTAAAGCGTTGCCAGACATTATCGAAAATATCGCTCAGGTGCCTTACTTATCAGAAATTGTTATTGGTTTAGACCGCGCTGATGAAGCGCAATATCGAGCTGCATTGAAATTTTTTGGCGCCTTACCACAACACCATAAAGTACTTTGGAATGACGGACCAAGGTTGCGGGCGCTTGATGCTAAATTAGAAGCGTTAGGTTTAGCACCGAAAGAAATGGGTAAAGGTCGAAATGTTTGGTATTGCATGGGGTATGTACTAGCGTCTGGAAGGTCTGAATCTGTGGCTTTGCATGACTGCGATATATTGACCTACGATCGTCAGTTATTAGCAAGGCTACTTTACCCCGTAGCTAATCCTTTGTTTAATTATGAATTCTGTAAAGGTTTTTATGCTCGTGTTGCCGATGGAAAAATAAATGGCCGGGTATCACGTCTATTGGTTACGCCGTTACTAAAAGCATTGAAAAAGACCGTTGGTCATCATGAATATCTAGAGTACATGGATAGCTTTTTGTATCCGCTTGCTGGGGAATTTTCTTTCCGTCGTGATGTACTTAATGATTTACGTATACCCAGTGATTGGGGCTTAGAAATTGGTGTGTTATCTGAAATGCATCGCAACTTTGCGCCTAACCGTTTGTGTCAGGTTGATATTGCACAAACTTATGATCATAAACATCAAGATTTGTCCTTAGATAATGCCAATGCTGGCTTGTCAAAAATGTCGGTAGATATCAGTAAAGCGCTTATTCGTAAGTTAGCAACGCAAGGTGAAACGTTCACTGCTGAAACCATTAGAACTCTAAAAGCGACATACTATCGCATAGCATTAGACTACGTTGAAACATACCGTAATGATGCCGTAATGAATGGATTAACACTTGATATTCATACTGAAGAGAAGGCGGTAGAAATGTTTGCCATGAACATTATGACTGCTGGGCAAGCATTTTTAGAAAACCCCATGGATACACCGTTTATTCCTTCATGGAATCGTGTTGTTAGTGCGATGCCTGACGTATTAGATCAGCTTAAGACAGCTATTGAACTTGATAACGAAGAATTTTCTCAGGGGTCGTTGCATGGTAAATGCGCTTGA
- a CDS encoding HAD-IIB family hydrolase, translated as MTDKYLIFSDLDGTLLDHNTYSWQPAQSTIDALKAESIPIIFNTSKTFVELIKLQNALKLDTPFIVENGAAIYIPKGHFDQKPNDVYDQGDYWVKTFCQPRAYWLALLLQVGKSYQAYYTGFSQLTIDGLMDLSGLNEQQASDALQREYSEPLHWHGTLEQRNTFAELMSDYGANVLLGGRFLHISGACDKGLAQYWLAEKYRDQYPTTDITTIAMGDSDNDIAMLEAADIAIQIRSPKHDFPKLQRQAKAIQSDEFGPKGWAETLTQLLPFIHQHEVQDG; from the coding sequence ATGACAGATAAATACCTCATATTCAGTGATTTAGATGGAACGCTTCTTGATCATAATACCTATAGTTGGCAGCCAGCTCAGTCGACTATTGACGCCTTAAAAGCTGAAAGTATTCCGATTATATTTAATACCAGTAAAACTTTCGTTGAATTAATTAAACTGCAAAACGCGCTTAAACTCGATACGCCTTTTATTGTTGAAAATGGCGCGGCAATTTATATTCCTAAAGGACATTTTGATCAAAAGCCAAACGATGTTTATGACCAAGGCGATTATTGGGTTAAAACGTTTTGCCAACCGAGAGCATATTGGCTGGCATTATTACTACAGGTTGGTAAGAGCTACCAAGCATATTATACCGGTTTTTCACAACTAACCATTGACGGGCTAATGGACCTTTCAGGGTTAAATGAGCAGCAGGCAAGTGATGCATTACAGCGCGAGTATAGTGAACCGTTGCATTGGCATGGCACGCTAGAGCAGCGTAATACTTTTGCTGAACTTATGTCTGACTATGGAGCCAACGTATTGTTAGGAGGCCGTTTTTTACATATCAGTGGCGCCTGTGATAAAGGGCTTGCACAGTACTGGTTAGCAGAAAAATACCGAGATCAATACCCTACCACTGATATAACGACAATAGCGATGGGTGATAGTGATAATGATATTGCTATGTTAGAAGCGGCTGATATTGCGATTCAAATTCGTTCGCCAAAACATGATTTTCCCAAGTTACAACGACAGGCGAAAGCGATTCAAAGTGACGAATTTGGTCCGAAAGGCTGGGCTGAAACCTTAACGCAACTACTCCCTTTTATTCATCAACACGAGGTGCAAGATGGCTGA
- a CDS encoding kinase — MYQMLSEFIEKHQLPDAFRETALQYYVPLADTLAAQQKHYTSPFFVGINGCQGSGKSTMSAFIAAYLAQEYQLNVINLSLDDFYLSKKARKILAEQTHPLLATRGVPGTHDIKKLKHTLVALKHGETGIYLPAFDKAMDDLKHVLDWPYVEARPNIVLLEGWCWGVTGQSKAELSIDANPLEQQKDADGVWRNYVNDQLETYYQPLYVFFDYWVMLAAPSFDAVYQWRLEQEEKLAVNQDSKQTNIMSAQQIKDFIAYFQRLTEHGLSTLPSRMNYQLVLDDNRSIKQVIVGD, encoded by the coding sequence ATGTATCAAATGCTCAGCGAATTTATTGAAAAACATCAACTACCCGATGCGTTTCGTGAAACGGCACTCCAGTATTATGTGCCGCTAGCTGACACGTTAGCAGCACAACAAAAACATTACACAAGCCCTTTCTTTGTTGGCATTAATGGTTGCCAGGGTAGTGGAAAGTCGACCATGTCTGCTTTTATTGCGGCTTACTTGGCGCAAGAATATCAACTTAATGTCATCAACCTGTCTTTAGACGATTTCTATTTATCGAAAAAAGCGCGAAAAATTTTGGCGGAACAAACTCATCCGCTTTTAGCTACGCGTGGTGTACCAGGTACGCATGACATAAAAAAACTGAAACATACGCTTGTCGCATTAAAGCATGGTGAAACAGGGATTTATTTACCAGCTTTTGATAAGGCGATGGATGATCTCAAGCATGTACTTGATTGGCCTTATGTAGAAGCTCGACCGAATATTGTATTACTTGAAGGTTGGTGCTGGGGCGTAACAGGGCAATCGAAAGCTGAATTATCGATAGACGCAAACCCGCTAGAGCAACAAAAAGATGCAGATGGCGTATGGCGAAACTATGTTAACGACCAGCTTGAAACTTATTATCAACCACTTTATGTGTTTTTTGATTATTGGGTGATGTTAGCTGCGCCATCATTTGATGCTGTGTATCAATGGCGACTAGAACAAGAAGAAAAACTTGCTGTAAACCAAGATAGTAAACAAACAAATATTATGTCTGCTCAGCAAATAAAAGACTTTATCGCGTACTTTCAGCGGCTAACGGAGCATGGATTATCTACATTACCGAGCCGTATGAATTATCAATTAGTACTCGATGATAATCGCAGCATAAAGCAAGTCATAGTAGGTGATTGA
- the fghA gene encoding S-formylglutathione hydrolase yields the protein MEKVSHVKVFGGYHQQFTHYSNTLNCTMRFAIFLPPNASASKPVPVIYWLSGLTCTDENFMQKAGALRKAAELGVAIVAPDTSPRGDDVANDDGYDLGQGAGFYVNATQAPWSSHYQMYDYVVKELPQLIESNFPVNDKRAITGHSMGGHGALTIGLNNQSRYQSISAFSPISNPSECPWGVKAFSHYLGGDKAAWLTYDACHLLAREKATLPILVDQGDADNFLAEQLMPERLQRAAQQHGSALELRMREGYDHSYYFIASFIDEHISFHYKCLQK from the coding sequence ATGGAAAAAGTTAGTCATGTAAAAGTGTTCGGTGGTTACCATCAGCAGTTTACGCATTATTCAAATACATTAAACTGTACGATGCGTTTTGCCATATTTTTGCCACCTAATGCCAGTGCGAGTAAACCTGTGCCTGTTATTTATTGGTTATCAGGTTTAACCTGTACCGATGAAAACTTTATGCAAAAAGCAGGTGCCTTAAGAAAAGCCGCTGAGTTGGGTGTCGCTATTGTTGCTCCTGATACAAGTCCTAGAGGAGATGATGTTGCCAATGACGACGGATACGATTTAGGGCAAGGCGCAGGGTTTTATGTCAATGCTACGCAGGCTCCGTGGTCATCGCATTATCAAATGTATGATTATGTTGTGAAAGAATTGCCACAGCTGATAGAAAGTAACTTTCCTGTAAATGATAAACGCGCTATTACAGGGCATAGCATGGGGGGCCATGGTGCCCTTACGATAGGGTTAAATAATCAATCACGTTATCAGTCAATTTCTGCTTTTAGTCCGATAAGTAACCCTAGTGAATGCCCATGGGGAGTCAAAGCGTTTAGTCATTATTTAGGTGGTGATAAAGCGGCGTGGTTAACGTATGATGCTTGCCACTTACTGGCACGAGAAAAAGCAACGTTGCCTATTCTTGTTGATCAAGGAGATGCCGATAATTTCTTGGCAGAACAGTTAATGCCGGAGCGCCTGCAACGTGCAGCACAACAACATGGTTCTGCGCTAGAATTGAGAATGCGAGAAGGTTATGACCATAGCTATTATTTCATTGCCAGTTTTATTGATGAACATATAAGCTTTCATTACAAATGTTTGCAAAAATAA
- a CDS encoding S-(hydroxymethyl)glutathione dehydrogenase/class III alcohol dehydrogenase, with product MSLKLTPGQTSIKSKAAVAWAAGEPLKVEEVDVELPKAGEVLVRIIASGVCHTDAFTLSGEDPEGVFPSILGHEGGGIVEMVGEGVTSVEVGDHVIPLYTAECGKCKFCTSGKTNLCQAVRETQGKGVMPDGTSRFSINGEPIYHYMGCSTFSEYTVLPEISLAKVNKAAPLEEVCLLGCGVTTGMGAVLNTAKVQPGDTVAIFGLGGIGLSAIIGARMAGAGRIIGIDINESKFGLAQQLGATDVINPQNIDKPIQEYIVDITDGGVDFSFECIGNVNVMRQALECCHKGWGESVIIGVAGAGQEISTRPFQLVTGRVWRGSAFGGVKGRSELPEIVNKYLAGEFGLQEFITHTMGLDDINHAFDLMHEGKSIRSVIHMDK from the coding sequence ATGTCACTTAAATTAACACCCGGACAAACTTCAATAAAGTCTAAAGCTGCCGTTGCTTGGGCGGCAGGCGAACCTCTTAAAGTGGAAGAGGTTGACGTTGAGCTACCAAAGGCTGGTGAAGTTTTAGTGCGCATTATTGCTTCAGGCGTTTGCCATACTGATGCTTTTACATTATCAGGCGAAGATCCAGAGGGCGTTTTTCCGTCAATTCTCGGCCATGAAGGTGGTGGTATTGTTGAAATGGTTGGTGAAGGCGTTACAAGTGTTGAAGTGGGAGATCATGTTATTCCACTCTATACTGCAGAATGTGGCAAATGTAAGTTTTGTACCTCGGGCAAAACAAATTTATGTCAAGCTGTGCGTGAAACCCAAGGTAAAGGTGTGATGCCTGATGGTACATCAAGATTTTCTATTAATGGTGAGCCTATTTATCATTATATGGGATGTTCTACTTTTTCTGAATACACAGTATTACCAGAGATATCATTAGCCAAAGTTAATAAAGCTGCACCACTTGAAGAAGTATGCTTGCTTGGTTGTGGTGTTACTACCGGCATGGGAGCGGTGTTAAATACTGCTAAAGTACAACCAGGTGATACCGTGGCTATTTTTGGTTTAGGCGGTATCGGTTTATCAGCAATAATAGGTGCGCGAATGGCTGGCGCAGGTCGTATTATTGGTATAGATATTAATGAATCAAAATTTGGACTTGCGCAACAACTGGGTGCTACAGATGTCATCAATCCGCAAAATATCGATAAACCCATTCAAGAGTATATAGTTGATATTACTGACGGTGGCGTAGACTTCTCTTTTGAATGTATCGGCAATGTAAACGTAATGCGTCAAGCGTTAGAGTGTTGTCATAAGGGTTGGGGTGAGTCTGTTATTATTGGTGTTGCAGGTGCAGGGCAGGAAATATCTACACGTCCTTTCCAGCTTGTCACGGGACGTGTATGGCGCGGTTCAGCTTTTGGTGGCGTTAAAGGCCGCTCAGAGTTACCTGAAATTGTTAACAAATATCTTGCCGGTGAATTTGGTTTACAAGAATTCATCACCCATACAATGGGACTTGATGATATCAATCATGCGTTCGATTTAATGCATGAAGGAAAAAGTATTCGTTCCGTAATACATATGGATAAATAA
- the cydB gene encoding cytochrome d ubiquinol oxidase subunit II: MFDQESLAVIFVGLMALATLLYVVLDGYDLGVGMLLPMNNQNNANTMIASIGPFWDANETWLVLAIGLLLIAFPTAHSMVLKALYLPCAVMLIGLILRGVAFDFRAKAAVSHRKTWDRLFKAGSYIAALSQGYMLGLYVTGFEQSIMATSFALFSALGVASAYMLIGATWLVMKTSGELQQKAINYARRSVLITFIGIVLVSALNLWLNPEVYLKWFTWPYGVFLLPIPMVCCIAFILCFNVLKHLRKAPEHGSGLPFFITVFIFALSFFGLSFSFFPYIVPNKLTIWESVAAPEALNFLLWGAILVVPTILAYTAYSYRVFWGKADELNYY; this comes from the coding sequence ATGTTTGATCAAGAATCACTTGCGGTAATATTTGTTGGCTTAATGGCGTTAGCAACATTGCTATACGTTGTCTTAGATGGCTACGACTTAGGCGTTGGTATGTTACTACCAATGAACAATCAAAATAACGCCAATACCATGATTGCTTCTATTGGCCCTTTTTGGGATGCTAACGAAACTTGGCTCGTATTAGCCATAGGCTTATTACTGATTGCTTTTCCAACGGCTCACAGTATGGTGCTAAAAGCGTTGTATTTGCCATGCGCGGTTATGCTGATTGGCTTAATCTTGCGAGGAGTCGCTTTTGACTTTAGAGCTAAAGCAGCTGTTTCTCATCGCAAAACATGGGACAGGTTATTTAAAGCCGGTTCTTATATTGCAGCACTTTCTCAAGGATACATGCTTGGACTTTACGTTACTGGGTTTGAACAATCGATAATGGCAACCAGTTTTGCCCTCTTCAGTGCATTGGGTGTAGCCAGTGCATATATGCTGATTGGTGCAACTTGGTTAGTAATGAAAACTAGCGGTGAATTACAGCAAAAAGCGATTAATTATGCTCGCCGCAGTGTACTCATTACCTTTATTGGCATTGTTTTAGTGTCGGCACTAAATCTCTGGCTAAATCCTGAAGTGTATTTGAAATGGTTTACTTGGCCATATGGAGTGTTTCTATTACCAATTCCGATGGTATGTTGTATCGCTTTTATACTTTGCTTTAATGTACTGAAACATTTAAGAAAGGCACCTGAACATGGCTCTGGCTTACCTTTTTTTATTACCGTCTTTATCTTTGCTTTAAGTTTCTTCGGTTTGAGTTTTAGTTTTTTCCCTTATATTGTGCCTAACAAGTTAACGATATGGGAGTCGGTAGCTGCACCCGAAGCGTTGAACTTTCTGTTATGGGGGGCAATACTCGTTGTGCCTACGATACTTGCTTATACTGCATATTCTTACCGTGTTTTTTGGGGGAAAGCCGATGAACTTAATTATTATTAA
- a CDS encoding cytochrome ubiquinol oxidase subunit I: protein MLDTEMLSRIQFALNISFHILFPTITIAMCWFLVFFKVRFDQTQHPVYMRAYRFWVKVFALTFALGVVSGITMSFQFGTNWPGFMEKVGNIAGPLLGYEVLTAFFLEATFLGIMLFGIKKVPPKIHTLATIVVALGTTLSAFWILSLNSWMQTPTGFEIRDGIVYPVDWFAVIFNPSFPYRFFHMLLASGLTASFLIAGLSAYRLLKGDNKKAPKLTLKVAVTVAAILAPLQALVGDFHGLNTLAHQPQKVAAMEGVWETEKGAPLLLFAIPDEESRSNHFEVGIPNLASLILTHQADGEIKGLNEFVGQHPPVKPVFFGFRIMVGLGLLMILIAWIARFQLFRHDSVSPLFLKVLLWMTFSGWLATLAGWYVTEIGRQPYLVSGVLTIKEAVTDIAPSNVVTSLMMYCTVYIGLLVAYIHTIFLMARRAVKVEEYENEELTNVTSPYRSDSLENSHV, encoded by the coding sequence ATGTTAGACACAGAAATGTTATCGCGTATACAGTTCGCGTTAAATATTAGTTTTCATATTCTCTTCCCAACCATCACAATTGCAATGTGTTGGTTCTTAGTGTTTTTTAAAGTACGATTTGACCAGACACAGCACCCCGTTTATATGCGCGCTTATCGATTTTGGGTTAAGGTGTTTGCGCTAACTTTTGCGCTTGGTGTGGTTAGTGGTATCACAATGTCTTTCCAATTTGGCACAAACTGGCCAGGGTTTATGGAAAAAGTTGGCAATATTGCTGGGCCGCTACTGGGCTACGAAGTACTTACGGCTTTTTTCTTAGAAGCGACTTTTCTTGGCATAATGCTCTTTGGCATAAAAAAAGTACCACCGAAAATTCATACGCTTGCGACGATAGTTGTCGCATTAGGTACCACGTTGTCAGCCTTTTGGATCTTAAGTTTAAATTCATGGATGCAAACACCTACAGGGTTTGAAATACGAGACGGTATTGTTTATCCGGTAGATTGGTTTGCTGTGATCTTTAATCCGTCTTTTCCTTATCGCTTTTTTCATATGTTGTTGGCATCAGGTTTAACAGCTTCTTTCTTAATTGCCGGGTTAAGTGCTTATCGTTTATTAAAAGGTGACAATAAAAAAGCGCCCAAACTCACTTTGAAAGTCGCGGTAACTGTGGCAGCGATACTTGCACCATTACAAGCGTTGGTTGGTGACTTTCATGGCTTAAATACGCTTGCGCATCAGCCACAAAAAGTGGCTGCAATGGAAGGCGTGTGGGAAACAGAAAAAGGTGCACCGTTATTATTGTTTGCTATTCCAGATGAAGAATCTCGCAGTAACCACTTTGAAGTTGGTATACCAAACCTCGCAAGCCTAATTTTAACTCACCAAGCTGACGGTGAAATAAAAGGTTTAAATGAATTTGTAGGTCAACATCCACCCGTTAAACCCGTGTTTTTTGGCTTTCGTATTATGGTGGGGTTAGGACTACTGATGATACTTATTGCTTGGATCGCAAGGTTTCAGTTATTTCGTCATGATAGCGTATCACCATTATTTCTTAAGGTTCTATTATGGATGACTTTTTCAGGGTGGTTGGCAACATTGGCAGGTTGGTATGTCACAGAGATCGGTCGTCAACCTTATTTAGTGAGTGGCGTATTAACCATTAAAGAAGCCGTCACTGATATTGCACCAAGCAATGTTGTCACGAGTTTAATGATGTATTGCACTGTCTATATAGGTTTATTGGTTGCCTATATTCATACGATCTTTTTAATGGCTAGACGTGCTGTAAAAGTTGAAGAATATGAAAATGAGGAGTTAACAAATGTTACCTCTCCTTATCGTTCAGACTCATTGGAGAATAGTCATGTTTGA
- a CDS encoding GbsR/MarR family transcriptional regulator yields MKLSPKIESFVMHCGEMGSRWGFNRTIGQIMGLLVMSEQALSANEIGETLSISRGNVSMGIKELQSWRLVNVQHIAGDRKDYYMPSGSIWALANRIFEERSKREVDPTLSLLRDSLLDEPANQQEAYALKQMDEIHDLLETITKWARELQSVSPEKLTTLMKLGSGVVKMLDFKDKIVKSK; encoded by the coding sequence ATGAAGTTGTCACCTAAAATAGAAAGTTTTGTTATGCATTGTGGTGAAATGGGCAGTCGATGGGGGTTTAATCGTACGATCGGCCAAATTATGGGCTTATTAGTGATGAGTGAGCAAGCATTGTCTGCAAATGAAATTGGTGAAACGCTAAGTATCTCGCGCGGTAATGTCAGTATGGGCATTAAAGAGTTGCAGTCTTGGCGGCTAGTCAATGTTCAGCATATTGCTGGGGATCGTAAAGATTACTATATGCCGTCTGGGAGTATTTGGGCGCTAGCAAATCGCATTTTTGAGGAGCGTAGCAAACGAGAGGTTGATCCAACACTGTCGTTATTACGGGATTCATTACTTGATGAACCGGCTAATCAGCAAGAGGCTTACGCATTAAAACAAATGGACGAAATACACGACTTGCTTGAAACCATAACTAAATGGGCGCGAGAACTACAAAGCGTTAGCCCAGAGAAACTAACCACGTTAATGAAGCTTGGCTCCGGTGTTGTGAAAATGCTCGACTTTAAAGATAAGATTGTAAAGTCTAAGTAA
- a CDS encoding SLC13 family permease, with product MTIPDIPNNHALAMLVLTVIALYFFRREDIPLETSSLAVLVILCMIFTVFPFDLNGQHLEPSSLFFGFGHEALVTVCALMIIGHALVRTGALVPVGRNLAKLWKISPAISLLVTLIIAGALSAFVNNTPIVVLLLPILTSVALRTKTDTSPMLLPMGLATLVGGMTTTIGTSTNLLVVSVASDMGLPRIGMFDFSAPAIIAAFIAIAYLWLVAPKLLPQRAASLPDTSPRLFSAYLNINEDSIANGKTVAEILKLTDDQMSIESIQRSPDYRSIRPFPDTVLKEGDRLHIQEHPEQLKEFEAVLQATLFSGAHKVDEDHPLNAEKQKLVEIVVIQASNLVGRTLKDVQFAKRYGISVLALHRNGKAMDIGRRSIGNVIIHAGDVLLVQGDADQVAELKRSQGFLIIDGASDLPYSKKAPIALFVLFLVVAVAAVGILPIAISSLCGILVLLITKCIDWSEVSSALSTQVILIVVASLALGSAMMQTGGAEYIAQVFVAFAVDLPPWGIIASLMLMLAILTNIVSNNAAAVIGTPIAISVANQLSLPVEPFILAVLFGANLSYATPMAYKTNLLVMNAGGYQFSDFIRAGIPLIILMWLSLSFLLYMFYF from the coding sequence GTGACCATACCAGACATTCCCAATAACCATGCGTTAGCCATGTTAGTACTAACTGTGATAGCACTCTATTTTTTTAGACGAGAAGATATCCCCTTAGAAACCTCATCTCTTGCGGTACTCGTTATACTTTGTATGATTTTTACCGTGTTTCCATTCGATTTAAATGGTCAGCACTTGGAGCCATCATCATTGTTCTTTGGTTTTGGCCATGAAGCGCTGGTAACAGTGTGTGCATTAATGATTATTGGCCATGCGTTAGTGCGAACAGGGGCCTTAGTGCCGGTTGGCAGAAACTTAGCAAAACTGTGGAAAATTAGCCCTGCAATATCACTCTTGGTAACACTCATCATCGCAGGTGCCCTAAGTGCCTTCGTTAATAATACGCCAATTGTTGTGTTACTTTTACCTATCCTAACGAGTGTGGCACTTAGAACGAAAACAGATACTTCTCCAATGCTATTACCTATGGGCTTAGCCACGCTGGTAGGAGGGATGACGACAACGATCGGCACCTCAACTAATTTGTTAGTGGTGAGTGTTGCCAGTGATATGGGCTTACCGCGTATTGGTATGTTCGATTTTAGTGCACCCGCGATTATCGCTGCTTTTATTGCGATTGCCTATTTATGGTTAGTGGCTCCCAAATTACTACCACAACGTGCCGCGTCTTTACCTGATACATCGCCACGACTTTTTAGCGCTTATTTAAATATTAATGAAGATAGCATTGCGAATGGTAAAACAGTCGCAGAAATACTCAAGTTAACCGACGATCAAATGAGTATAGAATCAATACAACGTAGCCCAGATTATCGTAGTATTCGCCCTTTTCCTGATACGGTGCTTAAAGAAGGTGACAGGCTTCATATTCAGGAACACCCAGAACAACTTAAAGAGTTTGAAGCTGTTTTACAGGCTACCTTGTTTTCTGGTGCTCACAAAGTTGATGAAGATCATCCTCTGAATGCTGAAAAGCAAAAGTTGGTGGAAATTGTAGTGATTCAAGCGTCTAATTTAGTCGGCAGAACGCTTAAAGATGTTCAATTTGCGAAACGTTATGGCATATCGGTTCTGGCGCTGCACCGGAACGGTAAAGCAATGGATATAGGTCGAAGAAGTATTGGCAACGTTATTATCCATGCTGGTGATGTATTACTCGTGCAAGGAGACGCCGACCAAGTCGCAGAATTAAAGCGTTCGCAGGGCTTTTTAATTATAGATGGGGCATCAGATTTACCTTATTCGAAAAAAGCGCCTATCGCATTATTCGTGCTATTTCTTGTTGTTGCGGTTGCTGCCGTGGGTATTTTGCCTATCGCTATCAGTTCACTGTGCGGCATATTAGTTTTGTTGATTACTAAGTGTATTGATTGGAGTGAGGTGTCATCAGCATTGAGTACGCAAGTGATTCTTATTGTTGTTGCATCATTAGCATTAGGTTCCGCGATGATGCAAACAGGTGGCGCTGAATATATTGCACAAGTGTTTGTTGCCTTTGCGGTTGATTTGCCGCCTTGGGGTATTATTGCGTCGTTAATGTTAATGCTCGCTATTTTAACAAACATCGTGTCAAATAATGCCGCAGCGGTCATCGGTACACCAATAGCGATATCCGTTGCAAATCAGTTATCGTTACCCGTTGAACCATTCATACTTGCTGTTTTGTTTGGTGCCAATCTTAGTTATGCGACGCCGATGGCTTACAAAACAAACTTACTTGTGATGAATGCCGGTGGTTATCAGTTTTCTGATTTTATTCGCGCCGGTATTCCACTTATTATTTTAATGTGGCTGTCATTGTCTTTTCTATTATATATGTTCTATTTTTAG
- a CDS encoding DUF4382 domain-containing protein, producing the protein MISKKALFSFVSACVFLAACGGSSSSSDGSTNVIIDSQATTTFSLGVSDAPVDDAVIVAIEIGSIKLINTDETNGKQEVMIDQFTNDMGEVVDSIQVNLLDHQGTSQLKIIDETQNVTLNVGEYTMELNVIDEGSYVMLDNDATEYAIKVPSSRLRLGAFMVTENAQQQGEVPAYTIEFDLRQSLVQRGNDPAKNGFIIKPHGVRIEGATGSISGLISAENTNLGACTVYLYEAAPTELGDMFDIEDTTFAGEVPTATAPIATAKVNDDSTYSIGFVAEGNYTVALFCGVEIDDNVQYDGLVIPSPEGNMETVDVVVGQETTVNF; encoded by the coding sequence ATGATAAGTAAAAAGGCATTATTTTCTTTTGTTTCTGCATGTGTATTTTTAGCTGCATGTGGTGGTTCATCGAGTAGTAGTGATGGTTCTACTAATGTGATTATCGATTCACAGGCTACGACGACGTTTTCATTGGGGGTTAGTGATGCACCTGTTGATGATGCCGTGATTGTTGCAATTGAAATTGGCAGCATTAAATTGATAAATACCGATGAAACAAACGGTAAACAAGAAGTCATGATTGACCAGTTTACTAATGACATGGGGGAAGTCGTTGACTCAATTCAAGTAAACTTGCTCGATCATCAGGGCACTAGTCAACTGAAAATTATTGATGAAACACAAAACGTAACGCTAAATGTCGGTGAATACACGATGGAGCTCAATGTTATTGATGAAGGCTCTTATGTAATGCTTGATAATGATGCAACAGAATATGCAATAAAAGTCCCCAGTTCACGCTTACGATTAGGTGCGTTTATGGTGACGGAAAACGCACAACAACAAGGCGAAGTACCTGCCTACACTATTGAGTTTGATTTAAGACAATCTCTGGTGCAACGTGGAAATGATCCTGCTAAAAATGGCTTTATTATTAAGCCGCATGGTGTGCGTATTGAAGGTGCTACGGGATCAATTAGTGGTTTAATATCAGCCGAAAATACTAATTTAGGTGCTTGTACTGTTTATTTATATGAAGCGGCACCTACTGAATTGGGTGATATGTTTGATATTGAAGATACAACCTTCGCAGGAGAAGTGCCAACAGCTACTGCGCCTATTGCAACGGCCAAAGTAAACGATGATAGTACTTATAGCATAGGTTTTGTCGCTGAAGGTAATTATACTGTCGCGTTATTTTGTGGCGTTGAAATTGACGATAATGTTCAATATGACGGCTTAGTTATTCCTTCACCAGAAGGTAATATGGAAACAGTAGATGTGGTTGTGGGGCAAGAAACTACAGTAAACTTTTAA